One part of the Gossypium raimondii isolate GPD5lz chromosome 1, ASM2569854v1, whole genome shotgun sequence genome encodes these proteins:
- the LOC128033794 gene encoding uncharacterized protein LOC128033794 encodes MPRSIYDKVQLGSLKATGLIIQLADRSNAYPDSVLEDVLVQVNELVFPADFYVLDMGPNDNSIDVPLLLGRPFLKTARRKIDVHKGNLTMEFDGEIIKFNIFDAMRYPTDINSVFTLDVIDNFVQDVYELGNENELKIVLAKGIFDIDEHEFIVSDSLIDSVCALDSPKLTRFKPILPSLTVTGKQVPSLISPPKLELKELPENLKYIFLGKNQTLPLIVSNALTEIQESNLLRVLKEHRKAFDWTLADIRGLSTTLCTHKIALEPDSVPKRDPQCRLNPPMMEVVKTEILKWLEADVIYPIADSKWVSPIHVVPKKVGTTIVTNTEGLEIPTRVQNGWRVPIAPEDQEKTTFTCPFGTYAFKRMPFGLCNTPATFQRVLRCCIETNLILNFEKCHLMVEKGVVLGHVVSAKGLEVDQAKVKVIKNLPYPSKDVTFEFNESCKISFDELKLKLITAPIIQGPNYALPFEILSDASDRAVGGALG; translated from the exons ATGCCTAGAAGTATCTACGACAAAGTACAATTAGGTTCATTAAAAGCAACAGGTCTGATAATTCAACTTGCAGATAGGAGTAATGCCTACCCTGATAGTGTTTTAGAAGATGTTCTAGTGCAAGTAAATGAGTTAGTCTTTCCGGCTGACTTTTATGTTTTAGACATGGGACCTAATGATAATTCGATTGATGTGCCCTTACTCTTAGGTAGACCTTTTCTTAAGACTGCTAGAAGGAAAATTGATGTTCATAAAGGAAATTTAACTATGGAATTTGAtggtgagataattaaatttaatatatttgatgctATGAGATATCCCACTGATATTAATTCCGTGTTTACTCTTGAtgtaattgataattttgttcAAGATGTTTATGAATTAGGGAATGAGAACGAGTTGAAAATCGTTCTAGCTAAAGGCATTTTTGATATTGATGAGCATGAATTTATCGTTTCTGATTCTTTAATTGACTCAGTTTGTGCATTAGACTCACCCAAATTGACACGATTCAAGCCGATCCTCCCTAGCCTTACGGTGACTGGTAAGCAAGTTCCTTCATTGATTTCACCACCTAAATTGGAGTTAAAAGAGCTGCCcgaaaatttaaagtacatctTTTTAGGTAAAAATCAAACCTTGCCATTAATAGTGTCAAATGCTTTAACCGAAATCCAAGAATCTAACCTGCTCAGAGTTCTTAAAGAGCATAGAAAAGCCTTCGATTGGACACTAGCCGATATTAGGGGGCTTAGTACAACTTTATGCACTCACAAGATAGCCTTAGAGCCAGATTCAGTCCCCAAAAGAGACCCCCAATGCCGATTGAATCCTCCAATGATGGAGGTAGttaagactgaaattttaaaatggttggaAGCCGATGTCATTTATCCTATAGCTGATTCAAAATGGGTAAGTCCAATTCATGTTGTACCTAAGAAGGTAGGAACCACAATAGTTACCAACACAGAAGGGTTAGAGATTCCTACAAGAGTGCAGAACGGTTGGCGG GTACCCATCGCACCTGAAGATCAAGAGAAGACCACTTTCACTTGCCCATTCGGAACTTACGCCTTCAAGAGAATGCCTTTCGGATTGTGCAACACACCAGCCACTTTTCAAAGAG TTCTTAGGTGTTGCATTGAGACTAATCtgatattgaattttgagaaatgtcATCTCATGGTTGAAAAGGGTGTAGTGTTGGGGCATGTCGTCTCAGCTAAAGGATTAGAAGTCGACCAAGCCAAAGTCAAGGTAATTAAAAATCTACCTTATCCAA GTAAGGATGTCACATTTGAATTTAATGAGAGTTGTAAAATAtcttttgatgaattgaaattgaaattgatcacgGCTCCTATCATTCAAGGACCGAATTATGCATTACCCTTCGAGATTCTATCTGATGCTAGTGATAGGGCTGTTGGTGGGGCATTAGGATAG